AGCTGTAATATAATTTTACGAAATGGGGTCTCTAAGTACCCAAGTTTAGTATATTTCTCGTATTTCCTGCCTTGTAACACTTACAGGCCAAAAATGAGCTTCTCTGTGATGCCCATGAGTGCTGTGGCTATGACACTGGCAAAGATGAACAGGCCACTGTAGACGTGCAGGGGCATAAATGCTGCTCTCAGGTATATCGGGGTGATGGGTATCAAGTATATACACACTCCCAGAACAAGCTGCTCAGTAAAAGAGGAAATATCAGGAAACTCTGTCAAGCATTGTAATAAAGAATGGCATGTGGTATACCTACTGTGCCATAAATGCACTTCATAAACAGTATTCACAAGCATCCATGCTTAGAACTCTAGTTATGTAGTAGGGGGAAAAAGATGAATAATGCTTTATGGCAAAGctttataacaatgtaatagatAATATGAAGCAATCATTATGGAGAGTTCTATAGCGTAATACTAGCCCAcattcagtgcttgacttgggaaggagctcaccggagcagagtaccggcacctcaaattttctactgcttgagctcctgttcctcttctaaaatattagctcaaaagtattgtggagctcctgcccctaaatataaacagtacctgcAGCCAAAATGAGTACAataacctatttcagtccaagtcaagcactgactaCATTATATATTTGAGGTGTGCTTACCTGTAGTGAATATAGTATCACCGCTGCTAGCCCCACCCAGCTGTGCAGGCTATACATGTTGGGGATGTTTTGTGCATTGTGGAAGTCAAATACTGCTACCAGAGATATGACAGCGAAAATGAAGGCCAATATGTTTAAGCCAGCATGAATAAACTTCATCATTAACTTGCTGCACTTCCAGGTCCATGGCAACCTATACACCACAATGGCTGAAACAGAGTAAAAAAAACACTTATTCAATTTATTAATCATGAAAATGCATTCACTTCACCGTAATTGAATGGGAATAATGCACCCTCAGGGATGAGCAATTCCTGCTATAAATACCAAATTTGCAAAATCCTGTTTTGACAGAATCGCTATGAGGTATACTTATATACTTCTTTTTAACTAATACTTCTTTTTAACTAATGTAAGTGCATACCAATCAAAGTTGCTGTGTCATTCAAGTTAATTAGGCTACACTAAAGGAGGTACTTCACGTGAAATAATGCAAATGATTCTGGAATGTACTTTTGTAAATTATCAAAGGGTGCTATTGTTTTAGGCTACTCAGTCAGTAACTTTACTCCGAAATGCATAAGGGTAACAAATTACCATAGAGCACCTAACATTTGTTTGCAAAAAAAGTCGATAACAGGCTATTTCTTCTAAACATTGACACGTTTCATAACAATGTATATTTCGTTCAATAACAGTAACGTTAGCCCCTGACATTACAGCCTTGCATAGCATACTAATCTGTTCCAAGATTGATTCATTCCCAAACTTCACTACTTGTTGAAATAACTTAACTTTTTAAAGTATTGACAGACATCCATCGCTTCAGATTTGACTGAATTATGTAACGTTATGTACAGAAGAGAGAAAAACAAACTTCTCACCAATTCCCTGCATAAAAATGAACCCGGTAACGATTAAAACAGGGTGCCAATTGAATTCCGCAAATCCTCCATCCCATGCTAAACCTTCCTTGAAGTAGAATACCCATCTCAAAACAAAAATTATCGACACAAAACCAACGGATACAGCGGCCGACAGCGCGAACAGGAACTGCTTGAAATTCTCCATCGCCATCTCCGACGAACGCACTTCAACACTGGACTAGAGGAATTTCAAGAGGTTACTCAGGGGGGATGGGTCATGACTCTTCATAACAGAAAGCCTGAATGTTTTTAACTACCAGTTTTGTAACCGCAGGTTGTTACAAAAGCGCAAGACACAAGTTATTATGGAAGCCCATTCCCGCCACCATttcttaaaatattttttatgtcGATATTAACTCGAAATTTCATGGTATGCAAGTAAAGATTTTGAGATATGTATTCGAAATGACGAGATATGCAAGTAAACATTTCTAGATACTAAGTCGAAATGTTGAGATAACATATCCTATGATTATGGTCTTCCCCATTTGTAGCATTGTGTGGTGATTTcagaggtggcaccacaggtcctaAAGCCAGTGGTGGGATTGTTTTCCTGATCTGGAGGGTTTACCTAACCAGGTAAAACTCTTGCCCCTAGTTGTAGACCAGTGTATGACAGAGTTCAAAAGGTACTTGCACACAAACCATGAAAAGGAATAACCAAAGGAGGCCAAGATGCAAAAATAATATACTTAATTTAATCCATGCCCAAAATAATACAAAAGGGCGGCAGTGCAAGGcgttaaaaataaaacaaaaaatagtAATAAAGTAAAATCAGCTCTTAAAACGGTTTTATATGGGCTGTTACGGGACCAGAGTTGTTCTAAATCAGGGTATATGTTATTAAAAACTCCTGGCTCTAGGGAGTACTTATTTACACAAAAACTGCAATTAGACAATATAACAaacagggctgagcttgcttcATGCAGGGTTGCATTATGTAGGCCTTTGCATCTGTAATTAGTTACTCACACAGTATGTCTTCGCTATTGTGTTGATTAATTCCAGTCAATCATTGTGGATAGGAAGTCAAACAAATAAATGGGCCTATTTTAGACTATAAATACATAGCTTAGGCTATAAATACATGACGTTACCGCTTCGTTTCCCTTGGCCAGAGGGGATCAGAGCGCATAGgcttctctaggctacctgcagctgtgGTTAGGCTACAGTTGACCAGACTAAAGCACAGATGAATTGTGCACGAGTTGACAAATCATGAGGCAAATCAGTCTAAAGAACAATACTTTGTCCCTCTTTTCAACGCTTTGTGTCAATATTTTTTATGAAGCCGAATCAAAAGTGCTGGGGCAAATTCCAACATGCCACACATTTGCCAGCGGCTTTGCTCTGCTGATCATGGCAAAGAAGAAACATATCCTCCATTTTGAGTATATAAAATGTTTGACTTCCATGCATCttgacatttatttttatttttgggtGGCGGGAATGTGCTTACATGCGGCTAAAAAAAATATCAGAGAACCTACATTCACAGCTCTTCTTTGATGATCAAACATGTACAACTAATTTTATCAGTCAATTTAGACATTTTGTGATTTAATTCATATGTCCTAAAAATAAAATGCAGAAGTAGCCCAGTACAACCAACAGTTGTATTGGAAGAACTATTTAAGACACATTATTAGAGTACCAACAACATCTTCAAATTAACAGAATGACAACATGTCATGTTATTGGGAAAGAAAGTGTAAAAAATAAC
The Salvelinus fontinalis isolate EN_2023a chromosome 23, ASM2944872v1, whole genome shotgun sequence genome window above contains:
- the LOC129821277 gene encoding plasma membrane ascorbate-dependent reductase CYBRD1, yielding MAMENFKQFLFALSAAVSVGFVSIIFVLRWVFYFKEGLAWDGGFAEFNWHPVLIVTGFIFMQGIAIVVYRLPWTWKCSKLMMKFIHAGLNILAFIFAVISLVAVFDFHNAQNIPNMYSLHSWVGLAAVILYSLQLVLGVCIYLIPITPIYLRAAFMPLHVYSGLFIFASVIATALMGITEKLIFGLKYPKYKDSPPEANFVNVLGVLIVVFGAIILWIATRPSWKRPSEQVLRSLPTYRDGSAGTKMGTALSQQTDPIDPEGNGDARRRSGKLEDSGQVN